From a region of the Oryza sativa Japonica Group chromosome 6, ASM3414082v1 genome:
- the LOC4340210 gene encoding F-box/FBD/LRR-repeat protein At1g13570: MGNNLIHQRKLQDRGHGKQIDENARPGVRLEDLPWDLVVYKILSKLPLKEAAKTSVLSTKWRCIWLTCPRLCFDGLAMFKCERGELFLHARQFIAQVNAVLQKYQGEVVEEFHIRFDFHSIPAHYLDNWVIFSLSSKMKNLALDLQTNDIERYPARYKFPFELLDSGSLSGLQHVQFSFVSIKPPSKFRGFPNLRKLDLQLLDASSKDFETMLSNCKLLEWLSMDRCRLNGELRVGSPLPRLVYLQVVYCQVTKIQFHAVELANFVYKGDFVPIALKHSLKLENANIRLYSLNDRHAISDLVKCFPNLQNLNFHLSWNDAETKLLSDTPWKFSHLRYLRLKNFADSGIVETNFFVSFLRAAPFIEKLEIHFSMNLLILDESHEDHPIRQQLGRCEYNNLKNMRIIGYKGSRDQVEFLLHVVENAPALEVLTLEAAGIEYQEVSFVLNEAWIDRITQSADRSALIAQQYLREKLSSKTQLCIKTTSSR, encoded by the exons ATGGGTAACAATTTAATACACCAAAGAAAACTACAAGATCGTGGCCATGGTAAACAAATCGATGAGAATGCAAGACCAGGTGTAAGGCTTGAAGACCTTCCATGG GACCTTGTAGtatacaaaattttatctaaatTACCACTGAAAGAGGCTGCAAAAACTAGTGTTTTGTCTACCAAGTGGAGGTGCATCTGGTTGACGTGCCCCAGATTGTGTTTTGATGGTCTTGCGATGTTCAAATGCGAAAGGGGTGAACTGTTCTTACACGCTCGGCAATTCATTGCTCAGGTTAATGCTGTTTTGCAAAAATACCAGGGAGAAGTGGTTGAGGAATTTCATATCAGATTTGATTTTCACAGCATACCAGCTCATTATCTTGATAATTGGGTTATCTTTTCCTTGTCATCTAAGATGAAGAATCTAGCTTTAGATCTGCAAACCAATGATATTGAACGATATCCTGCACGCTACAAATTCCCCTTTGAACTTTTGGACAGTGGAAGCTTGTCCGGTCTACAACATGTGCAGTTCAGTTTTGTATCTATCAAACCACCTTCCAAGTTCAGAGGTTTCCCTAACCTGAGAAAGCTTGATCTGCAACTTCTAGATGCCTCTTCAAAGGATTTTGAAACTATGCTGTCAAATTGCAAACTTCTTGAATGGCTAAGCATGGACAGATGCCGCCTGAATGGTGAACTTAGGGTAGGTAGTCCATTGCCCCGTCTGGTATACCTACAAGTTGTGTACTGCCAAGTAACCAAGATACAATTCCATGCTGTGGAGCTAGCTAATTTTGTATATAAAGGAGACTTTGTGCCCATAGCCCTCAAGCATTCGTTGAAGCTGGAAAATGCAAACATCAGGTTATATAGTTTGAATGATCGGCATGCTATCAGTGACCTGGTAAAATGTTTTCCGAACTTGCAAAATCTGAATTTTCACCTTTCTTGGAACGATGCAGAG ACTAAGTTGTTATCAGATACACCTTGGAAGTTTTCTCATCTCAGGTACTTGCGGTTGAAAAACTTTGCAGATTCTGGGATCGTGGAGACGAATTTTTTTGTCTCTTTTCTCAGGGCTGCTCCTTTTATTGAGAAGTTAGAGATCCAT TTTTCCATGAATTTATTAATACTGGATGAATCGCATGAGGACCATCCTATCAGGCAACAACTTGGACGCTGTGAATACAATAACCTGAAGAACATGCGTATCATAGGATATAAAGGTTCAAGAGATCAGGTCGAATTTCTTCTACATGTTGTGGAGAATGCCCCTGCACTTGAGGTTTTAACTCTAGAGGCAGCTGGAATAGAGTACCAGGAGGTTTCATTTGTGTTGAATGAAGCGTGGATCGACAGAATTACTCAGAGTGCCGATAGATCTGCTCTGATTGCTCAACAGTATCTGAGGGAGAAACTTAGCTCAAAGACACAGCTTTGTATTAAGACTACTAGTTCCAGATAG
- the LOC4340211 gene encoding uncharacterized protein yields the protein MESRGEGDGEGASIRRGRGRVMGSEGEGEGEGEGEEVKWAMLFTLPIPVTDEELPPTRDLAMSKQPPPLISFLCLPQRSLGEAAHCFVEIVCADSAGRLLLSAKPRPAPAATTSAALPPRQGVIIICDATNLKVMRLPLPVGATCDDNERGFPCLAVLSDPRDEEDGDAYIVVLLHADASGAFQEVLCYESKTGGVLDTQTHDQDWSDTETHDQDWSEKLLSCNSQQPPRGWHRHSHSHRAIPLDGEVCWIDAAYGLVLCEVLLEDPRLRYVQLPEGCTMDEDDDMGSPAVVEKLRRRCIGVSDGKLRYLQIDSSGQSIAVWTLMTLKDVTFWEHTFSVDLVSLRADKSFQEAGLNPHIFPSVAGIHPIDTSTIFLVQNSIIFSVSSDTTTSSIKVGDHHKFLLNENEITPSLFLLPWLVHDPADLLPQETPPRSNCSKRWLRALKLKQALKRGIVWLSDNHEVVTHVGDVIDFLTIPAGGSFRSAAICVKKVGSYCSKTGKILKFHNSRLHANDPVKALPMEDFQIINDVDEDVESLSMEGIHIVKNVNEARRFINQWISCQQPHSCIMDVAKSVGVEECINILTYLGGENATFMLMNSPTFLEKTGNNLRKSSDLKEWVYLKE from the exons ATGGAGTCGCGAGGCGAGGGCGATGGCGAAGGAGCCTCAatccggcgagggcgagggcgagtaATGGGGtcggagggcgagggcgagggcgaaggcgaaggcgaggagGTGAAGTGGGCGATGCTCTTCACCCTCCCGATCCCGGTCACCGACGAGGAGCTTCCTCCGACCAGAGACCTGGCCATGAgcaagcagccgccgccgctcatctcCTTTCTCTGCCTTCCGCAGCGGAGCCTCGGCGAGGCCGCCCACTGCTTCGTTGAGATAGTCTGCGCGGATTCTGCTGGTCGGCTTCTCTTGAGCGCCAAGCCGCGGCCAGCACCGGCCGCAACCACCTCTGCTGCTCTGCCTCCTCGTCAAGGCGTCATCATCATCTGCGACGCCACAAACCTCAAGGTCATGCGCCTCCCGCTGCCAGTCGGCGCGACTTGTGATGACAACGAGCGCGGGTTCCCATGCCTGGCGGTACTCAGCGATCCGCGCGACGAGGAGGATGGCGATGCCTACATCGTTGTTCTACTCCATGCGGACGCGAGCGGAGCCTTCCAGGAGGTTCTCTGCTATGAATCCAAGACCGGAGGAGTACTCGACACACAGACCCATGACCAGGACTGGAGCGACACGGAGACCCACGACCAAGACTGGAGTGAGAAGTTGCTGTCCTGCAATTCGCAGCAGCCACCGAGGGGTTGGCACAGACACAGCCACAGCCACCGTGCGATACCTCTCGATGGCGAGGTCTGTTGGATTGATGCTGCTTATGGTTTGGTGCTATGTGAAGTTCTGTTGGAGGATCCCAGGCTTCGGTACGTCCAGCTCCCAGAAGGCTGCACGATGGATGAAGACGATGACATGGGGTCGCCTGCTGTTGTAGAGAAGCTTAGGAGACGTTGTATTGGTGTTAGTGATGGCAAACTTAGATACCTTCAGATAGACAGTTCAGGACAGTCGATTGCCGTGTGGACCTTGATGACTCTTAAGGATGTCACATTTTGGGAGCATACATTCTCAGTCGATTTAGTATCTCTTCGTGCTGATAAGAGTTTCCAGGAAGCAGGACTGAACCCACACATATTCCCCTCAGTGGCAGGCATTCATCCTATCGACACTAGTACCATTTTCTTAGTGCAGAACTCAATCATATTTTCTGTCAGCTCAGATACAACAACTTCTTCTATCAAAGTTGGTGATCACCACAAGTTCCTGCTCAACGAGAATGAGATCACTCCGAGTCTGTTTCTCCTTCCGTGGCTGGTTCATGACCCAGCAGACCTGCTTCCCCAAGAGACACCACCGAGATCAA ATTGTTCAAAGAGATGGCTTCGTGCCCTTAAACTAAAGCAAGCACTCAAGAGGGGGATCGTGTGGCTGAGTGATAACCATGAAGTTGTAACTCACGTTGGAGATGTAATAGATTTTCTTACCATTCCTGCTGGCGGTTCCTTTAGATCTGCAGCTATTTGTGTCAAGAAGGTTGGTTCCTATTGTTCGAAAACAGGGAAGATATTGAAATTTCACAATTCGAGGTTACATGCAAATGATCCGGTCAAGGCATTGCCAATGGAAGATTTCCAAATCATCAATGACGTGGATGAAGATGTCGAGTCATTGTCAATGGAAGGTATCCACATCGTCAAAAACGTCAATGAAGCTAGAAGGTTTATCAATCAGTGGATTAGCTGCCAGCAACCACATAGTTGTATAATGGATGTGGCTAAGTCTGTGGGTGTGGAAGAGTGCATTAATATCTTGACGTACCTTG
- the LOC4340208 gene encoding uncharacterized protein, whose translation MEEDEMRMREKLATMDERQAMAMRLTWISELVASNKKSIAGNKAYILALIDAIDNDRCPYTAAELSDKIRELREDRVTVILPAQAVIKTMIDSVRAATPAAGGDGGTRRRGADDNSGAIGCGPTHQSRTISR comes from the coding sequence ATGGAAGAGGACGAGATGAGGATGAGAGAGAAGCTGGCCACGATGGACGAGAGGCAGGCGATGGCGATGCGGCTCACCTGGATCTCTGAGCTCGTCGCCAGCAACAAGAAGTCGATCGCCGGCAACAAGGCCTACATCCTGGCCCTGATCGACGCCATCGACAACGACCGGTGCCCGTACACCGCCGCCGAGCTCTCCGACAAGATCCGCGAGCTCCGGGAGGACAGGGTGACCGTCATCCTCCCCGCGCAGGCTGTCATCAAGACGATGATCGACTCGGTGCGAGCAGCtacgcccgccgccggcggcgatggtggtactcgtcgtcgtggcgccgACGACAACTCCGGTGCCATTGGCTGTGGCCCAACTCACCAGTCGCGGACGATCAGCCGGTAG
- the LOC112939315 gene encoding uncharacterized protein encodes MEQFHDRDHVRLRSRVHGTYLHADEDGRGVSLQPTGASLTAVWTVHLEGGSPQRRLLLHSAAYGRYLAATGKPGPSGLRGHRVALINLDRLDDESVSWEAVRTAKGDDVLLRHATGRNLRANHGAGATVDDRYSRMLLWVDQVVEAIPSADSVPRPPPISRRQDGPEIRTIRFVPAAPNGTIAEDWRTFQFTGRSVQRLKEEITSRAGEATQYCVQAGRYGRLIPLTHELPHNTETIDIIIMMTGTTDPHMDNSPRTQLSAPESLGEHRVADIQTSYSHRLHTNNVLESQQRKTGITRAELELKTRNIHWGDLNLEEKKRTRKELKAEYNELLAAENCISKSQEDDVITNENYERASLRDP; translated from the exons ATGGAGCAGTTCCACGACAGGGACCACGTGCGGCTGCGGAGCCGCGTGCACGGCACGTACCTCCACGCCGATGAGGACGGGAGGGGCGTCTCCCTGCAGCCGACCGGGGCATCGCTCACCGCGGTTTGGACGGTGCACCTGGAGGGCGGTAGCCCCCAGCGCCGCCTCCTGCTCCACAGCGCCGCCTACGGCCGATACCTTGCGGCCACAGGCAAGCCGGGGCCGAGCGGCCTCCGTGGCCACCGTGTCGCGCTTATCAACCTCGACCGGCTGGACGACGAGTCCGTGTCGTGGGAGGCGGTTCGGACGGCGAAAGGAGATGACGTGCTGCTCCGGCACGCCACGGGGCGCAACCTACGCGCCAACCATGGCGCTGGCGCCACCGTTGACGATAGATACAGCAGGATGCTGCTCTGGGTGGACCAGGTGGTTGAGGCCATCCCCTCGGCAGATTCCGTACCCAGGCCTCCACCGATCTCAAGG CGCCAGGACGGGCCTGAGATAAGAACCATCCGGTTTGTGCCAGCAGCTCCTAATGGGACCATTGCCGAGGATTGGAGAACCTTTCAATTTACTGGAAGATCAGTTCAGCGGTTAAAGGAAGAGATTACAAGCCGTGCTGGGGAGGCAACCCAGTACTGTGTTCAAGCAGGCCGGTACGGACGTCTTATCCCTTTGACACATGAGCTTCCTCACAACACTGAGACCATTGATATCATCATTATGATGACTGGTACTACAG ATCCCCACATGGATAATAGCCCAAGAACACAACTTTCTGCTCCTGAGTCCTTGGGAGAACATCGTGTTGCTGACATTCAGACATCATACTCGCACCGTCTGCATACAAACAATGTACTTGAGAGTCAGCAACGGAAAACAGGTATAACACGAGCTGAACTTGAATTGAAAACTAGGAATATCCACTGGGGAGATTTGAATTTGGAGGAAAAGAAGAGGACAAGAAAGGAGTTGAAAGCAGAATACAATGAACTCTTAGCTGCAGAAAATTGCATCAGTAAATCGCAGGAAGATGATGTAATTACAAACGAAAATTATGAAAGAGCGTCACTCCGGGATCCATGA